The following are encoded together in the Dyella terrae genome:
- a CDS encoding GNAT family N-acetyltransferase, translated as MVNPYLDPELVFAWQTAHSMARKSPLPVHDRGGFRVDTHSEKEVKRWVFPQLCEGLHDIASEITAPKHYLKLCGANDELRSALPERWEIQPANYFMKATATALEASSLPDGYEMEFHRDGPVTQVHVIAPDGDVAASGCAAETTDVFIYDRIETAPDHRRKGLGVAVMNALGSARRCFTGPQLLVATEDGRGLYTRLGWTVIAPFAAATIPDTGF; from the coding sequence ATGGTCAATCCTTATCTCGATCCGGAACTTGTTTTCGCGTGGCAAACAGCGCATTCGATGGCAAGAAAATCCCCGCTTCCTGTCCACGATCGTGGGGGCTTTAGGGTGGATACCCATTCGGAGAAGGAAGTGAAGCGCTGGGTTTTTCCGCAGCTATGCGAAGGGTTACACGACATCGCATCTGAGATTACGGCGCCAAAGCACTATCTGAAGTTGTGTGGCGCCAACGACGAACTGCGAAGCGCGCTGCCCGAACGTTGGGAGATTCAGCCGGCGAATTACTTTATGAAGGCGACCGCGACCGCCCTTGAAGCAAGCTCTTTGCCCGACGGATACGAGATGGAGTTTCATCGGGACGGGCCGGTTACCCAAGTTCACGTCATCGCACCGGATGGAGATGTGGCCGCCAGCGGCTGTGCGGCGGAGACGACGGATGTCTTCATTTACGATCGCATCGAGACCGCGCCGGATCACCGACGAAAGGGGCTGGGCGTCGCTGTCATGAATGCTCTCGGATCCGCGAGGAGGTGCTTCACCGGCCCCCAGCTCCTGGTTGCGACCGAAGATGGTCGCGGTCTCTATACGCGCCTCGGCTGGACGGTGATCGCACCTTTCGCTGCTGCAACCATTCCGGACACAGGGTTTTGA
- a CDS encoding histidine phosphatase family protein codes for MSDMTPKPGPHIWLIRHGETEWSKSGQHTGTTDIALTEQGRRQASALASLLAGQTFDLVLTSPMQRAIETCRLAGLGDKAQIEPELHEWNYGIYEGRKTADIREQAPDWSVWTSPIPDGENAAQVGARAQALIDRLLSRDVSSIALFSHAHFLRTLAAVWATSEPSLGAHLALDTAAVSVLGFEREVRAIVKWNLQP; via the coding sequence ATGAGCGACATGACCCCTAAGCCTGGCCCGCACATCTGGCTGATTCGCCACGGCGAAACCGAATGGAGCAAGTCCGGCCAGCACACAGGCACTACTGACATCGCATTGACCGAGCAAGGCCGCAGGCAGGCCTCCGCGCTCGCATCGCTGCTCGCGGGGCAGACGTTCGACCTTGTGCTGACCAGCCCGATGCAGCGCGCCATTGAAACGTGCCGGCTCGCTGGCCTGGGCGATAAGGCGCAGATCGAGCCCGAACTGCACGAATGGAACTACGGCATCTATGAAGGGCGCAAGACGGCGGATATCCGCGAGCAAGCGCCCGACTGGTCCGTGTGGACATCACCCATTCCCGACGGCGAGAACGCCGCGCAGGTCGGCGCACGTGCGCAGGCACTCATCGATCGCTTGCTGAGCCGCGATGTAAGCAGCATCGCTCTGTTCTCGCACGCACACTTCCTGCGCACGCTCGCCGCTGTTTGGGCAACGAGTGAACCATCGCTGGGCGCGCATCTGGCGCTCGATACGGCGGCCGTCAGCGTGCTCGGCTTCGAGCGCGAAGTCCGGGCCATCGTCAAGTGGAATCTCCAGCCATAA
- a CDS encoding nucleotide pyrophosphohydrolase, with translation MKFSDLEKSALQLNELYEQLEIKRYGRIWTTGELALGFVGDVGDLAKLIQANAGIRDIDDCKAKLGHELSDCLWSIIVLANKCGIDLEAEFVRNTGELAEYVSSELRT, from the coding sequence ATGAAATTCAGTGATCTTGAGAAGTCAGCGCTACAGCTAAACGAACTCTACGAACAGCTTGAGATCAAAAGGTATGGGCGCATCTGGACTACAGGAGAGCTTGCGCTTGGTTTCGTAGGGGACGTAGGCGACCTGGCAAAACTGATCCAGGCAAACGCTGGTATCCGAGATATTGACGACTGCAAAGCAAAACTTGGTCATGAATTGTCGGATTGTTTATGGTCGATTATTGTTCTTGCAAATAAGTGCGGTATCGATTTAGAGGCGGAGTTTGTCAGAAACACCGGAGAGCTAGCCGAATACGTATCTAGCGAGCTTCGCACATAG
- a CDS encoding VOC family protein, with amino-acid sequence MSKMIFVNLPVTDLKRSKAFYEAVGAVNNPAFSDDTAACMVLSDTIHVMLLTHDKWRQFTNKRIVDAHVDAQVLLCLSADGRDEVTGMVDKASGAGGKADPTPVQDYGFMYGRSFEDPDGHIWEVMWMDPSAIPPQG; translated from the coding sequence ATGAGCAAGATGATCTTCGTCAACCTGCCGGTGACTGACCTCAAGCGATCGAAGGCGTTCTACGAAGCCGTGGGCGCGGTGAACAACCCCGCCTTCAGCGACGACACTGCGGCCTGCATGGTGCTCTCCGATACGATCCACGTGATGCTTCTCACCCATGACAAATGGCGTCAGTTCACGAACAAGCGCATCGTCGATGCCCATGTCGACGCACAGGTTCTGTTGTGTCTGTCAGCCGATGGTCGTGACGAGGTGACCGGCATGGTCGACAAGGCGAGCGGCGCAGGCGGCAAGGCCGACCCCACGCCCGTGCAGGATTATGGCTTTATGTATGGCCGAAGCTTTGAAGATCCGGACGGCCATATCTGGGAAGTGATGTGGATGGATCCGAGCGCCATCCCGCCGCAGGGCTAA
- a CDS encoding Lrp/AsnC family transcriptional regulator, translated as MTGELDKIDQRILGVLQKDARRPAELIGADVGLSASAVQRRIVRLREDGVILAEVAVVDPKRAGRPLTMIVDVEVERERPELLASLKQWIVAESCIQEAWYVTGAGDYVLIVVARDVDDFEALMQRLVADNANVRRFQTRVALSTLKRGMLVPLEPSA; from the coding sequence GTGACCGGTGAACTGGACAAGATTGACCAACGCATCCTGGGCGTCCTGCAAAAGGACGCGCGCCGGCCCGCCGAGCTGATTGGCGCGGACGTCGGCCTGTCCGCCTCCGCGGTGCAGCGACGCATCGTCCGCCTGCGGGAGGATGGCGTCATTCTTGCCGAGGTCGCGGTGGTGGATCCTAAGCGGGCGGGGCGCCCGTTGACGATGATCGTTGACGTTGAAGTGGAACGAGAGCGGCCTGAGTTATTGGCGAGCCTGAAGCAATGGATCGTTGCCGAATCCTGCATTCAGGAGGCGTGGTACGTCACGGGTGCGGGCGACTATGTGCTGATTGTCGTAGCTCGTGACGTCGACGATTTCGAAGCCCTCATGCAACGCCTCGTCGCGGACAACGCGAATGTTCGTCGTTTCCAGACCCGGGTGGCACTGAGCACGCTCAAGCGCGGCATGCTGGTGCCGCTGGAGCCATCGGCCTGA
- a CDS encoding glutathione S-transferase family protein translates to MKLHYQSHSPYARKVLVFAHEAGLADRIDVIHQETSPVQRNDEVFALNPLGKVPVLVCDDGTVLFESSVICEYLDDLHDGSRLIPSTPSRRFPALLRQAVAQGLADAGIAARWESERRPEALRWPPLLEGHLRKVIAVCDYLEDHIPHNEQVDIGDIALATALSWIAFRRVHDFQPGRPRLSAWYQRFCARPSMIATPLFGDTIDQPLSASTGATHVVAMV, encoded by the coding sequence ATGAAGCTCCACTATCAGTCGCATTCACCGTACGCACGAAAGGTGCTGGTGTTCGCTCACGAAGCTGGGCTGGCCGATCGCATCGACGTGATCCATCAGGAAACCAGCCCCGTGCAGCGCAACGATGAAGTGTTCGCCCTCAACCCGTTGGGCAAGGTTCCCGTGCTTGTCTGCGATGACGGCACGGTGCTGTTCGAGTCCAGTGTCATTTGCGAGTACCTGGATGATCTGCATGACGGAAGCAGGCTCATTCCATCGACGCCCTCGCGACGCTTTCCGGCCCTGCTCCGTCAGGCCGTCGCCCAGGGTTTGGCCGATGCCGGCATTGCGGCACGCTGGGAATCGGAACGACGTCCCGAGGCGCTGCGATGGCCGCCCTTGCTCGAAGGTCATCTGCGGAAGGTCATCGCCGTCTGTGACTATCTGGAAGACCATATCCCCCACAACGAGCAGGTGGATATCGGCGATATCGCGCTCGCGACCGCGCTTAGCTGGATTGCTTTTCGGCGTGTCCACGACTTTCAACCGGGACGCCCGCGGCTATCCGCGTGGTACCAGCGGTTCTGCGCGCGCCCATCCATGATCGCCACGCCACTCTTTGGCGACACCATCGACCAACCTTTGTCGGCAAGCACGGGAGCCACGCATGTCGTCGCCATGGTTTGA
- a CDS encoding glycoside hydrolase family 2 protein, whose protein sequence is MDRIKVRGACACMIVAMGFASMAVASPDQSMVWNGKAAPLATPWTAEVSPDNALPEYPRPQLARPSLEHPQWMSLNGLWQYASSDVQGTPQFGQTLKDKVLVPYPIESVLSGVQKHSDFLTYRRLVDIPTAFTAHGQHVRLNFGAVAQEATVYVNGTQVAKHAGGYTSFSADITQGLRASGPQEIIVAVHAPVDGTNVMVGKQRLKPEGIFYTAASGIWQSVWLEPVPATSLAQLSFTPTRSLDAFTVTSTLNGGCKGATLNVTAYTDGGIVSETSGSACQPLHLAIAHPRLWSPQDPFLYTFKATLTRGDQRDEVTSYAGLRSVAVEKVGGRNRIVLNGKPTFLLATLDQGYWPDGIYTAPTDAALKFDVQKTKDLGFNTIRKHIKVEPARWYYWADHIGLMVWQDMPALPNGHNDALSAADKAGFRTDVSAIVDQLKGETSIIGWIPFNEGWGQWSIPAAAELAGLIKQRDPSRLVDARSGANCCDTKGDPHAGDVYDVHDYQGPGLPSPDATRAAIDGEHGGLTLGVPGHVWPNTPINPYGSVKDSAALTDGYVANTAVLRDKGPGVGVSGSVYTQITDVEGEHNGLFTYDRKIEKVDEAKVRATNEATIRAGGQP, encoded by the coding sequence ATGGACCGCATCAAAGTACGGGGCGCATGCGCCTGCATGATCGTGGCGATGGGCTTTGCATCAATGGCCGTCGCGTCGCCGGATCAGTCGATGGTCTGGAACGGCAAGGCGGCGCCGTTGGCGACACCGTGGACTGCCGAGGTGTCACCTGACAATGCGTTGCCTGAGTATCCACGCCCACAGCTCGCACGCCCATCGCTGGAGCATCCGCAATGGATGAGCCTCAACGGGCTATGGCAATACGCGTCGAGCGATGTGCAAGGCACGCCGCAGTTCGGTCAGACACTGAAGGACAAAGTGCTGGTGCCGTACCCGATCGAATCGGTGCTCTCGGGCGTGCAAAAGCATTCGGACTTCCTGACCTACCGTCGACTGGTGGACATCCCGACCGCATTCACTGCACACGGCCAGCACGTACGGCTGAACTTTGGTGCGGTGGCGCAGGAGGCCACGGTGTACGTCAACGGTACACAGGTGGCGAAGCATGCCGGTGGCTATACGTCCTTCAGCGCGGACATCACTCAGGGGCTTCGGGCGAGCGGGCCACAGGAGATCATCGTCGCCGTGCATGCGCCGGTGGATGGTACCAACGTGATGGTCGGCAAGCAGCGGCTGAAGCCTGAAGGCATCTTCTACACTGCGGCCTCGGGTATCTGGCAATCGGTGTGGCTGGAGCCGGTGCCTGCTACCAGTCTCGCGCAGCTGAGCTTCACGCCAACGCGCAGCCTGGACGCCTTCACCGTCACCTCGACGCTGAATGGTGGCTGCAAAGGCGCGACGCTCAATGTGACCGCCTACACTGATGGCGGGATCGTGAGCGAAACGAGTGGGTCGGCCTGCCAACCGTTGCATCTGGCCATCGCGCATCCGCGCCTGTGGAGCCCACAGGATCCCTTCCTGTACACCTTCAAGGCCACGCTCACGCGGGGCGATCAACGTGACGAGGTGACCAGCTACGCCGGCTTGCGCTCCGTCGCCGTGGAGAAAGTGGGCGGACGCAACCGCATCGTGTTGAACGGCAAGCCGACCTTCCTGCTGGCTACGCTGGATCAGGGCTACTGGCCGGATGGCATCTACACCGCACCCACCGATGCGGCGCTCAAGTTCGACGTGCAGAAGACCAAGGACCTGGGCTTCAACACCATCCGCAAGCACATCAAGGTGGAGCCGGCGCGCTGGTATTACTGGGCCGACCACATCGGTCTGATGGTGTGGCAGGACATGCCAGCACTGCCGAACGGCCACAACGACGCGCTCAGTGCGGCCGACAAGGCGGGCTTCCGTACCGACGTGTCGGCCATCGTCGACCAGCTCAAGGGTGAAACCTCGATCATCGGCTGGATTCCGTTCAACGAGGGCTGGGGTCAGTGGAGTATTCCTGCCGCGGCGGAGCTGGCTGGCTTGATCAAGCAGCGTGATCCCTCGCGTCTGGTCGATGCGCGTAGCGGTGCCAACTGCTGCGACACCAAGGGCGACCCGCACGCCGGCGACGTCTATGACGTGCACGACTATCAAGGGCCCGGTTTACCCAGCCCGGACGCAACACGCGCCGCCATTGATGGCGAACACGGTGGCCTGACCCTTGGCGTTCCCGGTCATGTCTGGCCGAACACGCCGATCAATCCGTACGGGTCAGTGAAGGACAGCGCCGCGCTGACCGACGGTTACGTCGCCAATACCGCCGTGCTGCGTGATAAAGGCCCTGGCGTGGGTGTGTCTGGCAGCGTCTACACACAGATCACCGACGTCGAGGGTGAGCACAACGGCTTGTTCACCTATGACCGCAAGATAGAAAAGGTGGATGAGGCGAAAGTGCGCGCGACCAACGAAGCGACGATACGCGCAGGTGGTCAACCTTAA
- a CDS encoding GH92 family glycosyl hydrolase yields the protein MNPSLARLRRSVSWTHSQRTAWPLALAVFALGSIGVGYAKNDSTSPPASSAVDEANPLVGTAPLDRQELIGNAPPPGEPLYSGMTSPGASLPQSATEATPVNVNVDLSYPTGVAMSYYYANPTMIGFTGGGSTYGGRAAPMIMPVVGDWTMPPNYAQSYYDKASEKASPGYYAVDLATFHTRVELTATQRTSLMRFTFPESHRSNVIINLRRPGGDVEVVGDRTIRGVTTGGRVDNDADGPWFVAEFSRPFVRFGTFRANHEHQGYGIGDQDVQTDRRTVSGSYAGAYVTFDTKAGEQVLVRVAHGHSADEAEQRLRDEDPDANFDRVHAQARAAWAKLFDRVEVTGGTPKQRMLFYSTLYHSFASPRLIARKGDHFTGEDGRVQVASYDRYGPVPFWDTGRNQITLLMLLEPNVVQDIMRSELDRARERGYMDTSFHGDHAVFLYDGAWQRGIPFDYAAAYEYLRKNATDPKGPRGYLAEYMKNGWISDILPPANASPPYADGKAGAATTLEYAWDDHALADVASRLGKADDAKMFLGRAANYRNVFDPAVGFIRGRTADGKWISPFDPGEPYYNFMMKEASGWSTLWLVPHDVQGLIDLLGGRDAFNAKLDAFFSTPYQPKGICRDCTGLIGQYVQGNQPDQQAAYLYAWSGQPWKTQALARRILDEMYGSDASGYAFPGMDDQGSTSSWYVLSAMGFYPVDPASPDYILGSPIFDKVRLHMGNGKVLEIVARNNSAKNMYIQSATLNGKPWTKPWFSHADIANGATLVLTMGPEPNKAWGADPHDAPSSMSGERK from the coding sequence ATGAATCCGTCTCTTGCACGACTTCGCCGAAGTGTTTCGTGGACCCACAGCCAGCGCACCGCGTGGCCTCTCGCGCTGGCGGTATTCGCGCTTGGCAGCATCGGCGTGGGGTATGCCAAGAACGACAGCACGTCGCCACCTGCGTCGTCGGCCGTCGATGAAGCCAACCCGCTGGTCGGCACCGCGCCACTGGATCGGCAGGAGCTGATCGGTAATGCGCCGCCGCCGGGCGAGCCGTTGTACTCAGGCATGACATCGCCGGGCGCCAGCCTGCCGCAAAGCGCGACGGAGGCGACACCGGTCAACGTGAATGTCGACCTGAGCTATCCCACCGGCGTGGCCATGTCTTACTACTACGCCAACCCGACGATGATCGGCTTCACCGGTGGTGGCTCGACCTACGGTGGTCGTGCTGCGCCGATGATCATGCCGGTGGTCGGCGATTGGACCATGCCACCGAACTATGCGCAGTCGTATTACGACAAGGCGAGTGAAAAAGCCTCGCCCGGTTATTACGCGGTGGATCTGGCCACGTTCCACACTCGGGTCGAACTGACGGCGACGCAGCGCACCAGCCTGATGCGTTTCACCTTTCCGGAAAGCCATCGTTCGAACGTCATCATCAATCTGCGTCGCCCGGGTGGCGACGTGGAAGTCGTCGGCGACCGCACGATTCGCGGCGTCACCACGGGTGGCCGCGTGGACAACGATGCGGACGGCCCGTGGTTTGTCGCTGAATTCTCGCGACCATTCGTCCGCTTCGGCACGTTCCGCGCGAACCATGAACACCAGGGCTATGGGATCGGTGACCAAGACGTGCAAACCGATCGACGTACCGTATCCGGCAGTTATGCGGGCGCCTATGTCACTTTTGATACGAAGGCCGGCGAGCAGGTGCTGGTGAGAGTCGCTCATGGGCACAGTGCCGACGAGGCCGAGCAGCGACTGCGCGACGAAGATCCTGATGCGAATTTCGATCGCGTGCACGCTCAGGCGCGCGCAGCCTGGGCGAAGCTGTTCGACCGTGTCGAAGTCACCGGCGGCACGCCCAAGCAGCGCATGCTGTTCTATTCGACGCTGTATCACTCCTTCGCCAGCCCACGGTTGATCGCGCGCAAAGGCGACCACTTCACCGGTGAGGATGGCCGCGTGCAGGTCGCCAGCTACGACCGCTATGGCCCGGTGCCGTTCTGGGATACGGGTCGCAACCAGATCACCTTGCTGATGCTGCTCGAGCCGAATGTCGTGCAGGACATCATGCGCTCTGAGCTGGATCGCGCACGCGAACGCGGCTACATGGACACCTCGTTCCACGGCGACCACGCCGTGTTCCTTTACGACGGTGCCTGGCAGCGCGGTATTCCGTTCGACTACGCGGCTGCTTACGAGTACCTGCGCAAGAACGCCACCGATCCCAAGGGGCCGCGCGGTTATCTTGCCGAGTACATGAAGAACGGCTGGATCTCCGACATCCTCCCGCCGGCCAATGCCAGCCCTCCCTACGCGGATGGCAAGGCCGGTGCCGCGACCACGCTCGAATACGCTTGGGATGATCACGCGCTAGCCGACGTCGCCAGCCGGCTCGGTAAGGCGGACGATGCGAAGATGTTCCTGGGTCGCGCCGCGAATTACCGCAACGTGTTCGATCCTGCGGTGGGCTTCATACGCGGCCGCACGGCGGACGGCAAGTGGATTTCGCCATTCGATCCGGGCGAGCCGTACTACAACTTCATGATGAAAGAAGCCTCCGGCTGGTCCACGCTATGGCTGGTGCCACACGACGTGCAGGGGTTGATCGATCTGCTCGGCGGGCGCGACGCATTTAACGCCAAGCTCGACGCGTTTTTCTCCACGCCTTACCAACCCAAGGGTATCTGCCGAGATTGCACAGGCCTGATCGGGCAGTACGTGCAAGGCAACCAGCCGGACCAGCAGGCGGCCTACCTTTATGCATGGAGCGGCCAACCTTGGAAGACGCAGGCGCTGGCGCGCCGCATTCTTGACGAGATGTATGGCAGCGACGCCAGTGGCTACGCTTTCCCCGGTATGGACGACCAGGGCTCGACCTCGTCCTGGTATGTGCTCAGCGCGATGGGTTTCTACCCGGTTGATCCTGCCAGCCCCGATTACATCCTCGGCAGCCCGATCTTTGACAAGGTTCGCCTGCACATGGGCAACGGCAAGGTGTTGGAGATCGTCGCGCGCAACAACTCGGCCAAGAACATGTACATCCAGTCCGCCACGCTCAACGGCAAGCCGTGGACCAAGCCATGGTTCAGCCATGCCGACATCGCGAACGGCGCTACATTGGTGTTGACGATGGGGCCAGAGCCGAATAAGGCATGGGGCGCCGATCCGCACGATGCACCGTCCTCGATGTCAGGGGAGCGGAAATGA
- a CDS encoding TonB-dependent receptor, which produces MTNQPYVSKRHPLYVALALATLSFGGCLGIPANAFAQSAAPAATPTTPPTAQASGSADAKKSDKDKKDDKSKTADPNNPTDLAAVVVTSYRQSIDQNMQDKRDANSIVEVINAQNIAQFPAKNIADALAHVPGVVITRESGEGKTVSIRGLAPELTLTELNGNYVASADTSAGLSRSFNYTLMPANMFSDVQLYKSLEARLDEGGIGGNVDLRTRRPLEMGVNDGFVSVNAAGSDNSGKVTPQGSALWSWKNKDQTFGVLVAGSYQKRRDIDYQSNASSWHWWSNDCTDYTTCTAQPTNVHGQQYGPAVAPNLALWPGGGVTDQSGKSYSGYWMPQQFATSQNQLDLKNKSAQVTLQFKPIDHLLLTGNYFRFQRQQTQITNTLEVPEWGLPTDTYANQQGRLLAPNGLTFDPSHTVVTGANYVLPPAGTGCNSLTNPVTGATRQPVDVCSTEIPWVTGNYSVEKATSQTINLEGEWDNGGALSGTFNVGRTWATGGPSVELSMAAKPRNFVNGQWVDGSNGAAWNLSGTPTLTASPNLLQNMLAGQGQVDLGSTGSNMVNTSTSQNFAQADFTWAFEDSTWLKSLQFGAKYRDNHAEQQNNELRWYCKGTQLQFQTCDPNAGQLPSGFLEPNYLDGNTQAYHDNVFPAINFPAYYNYLNSTYDRVLYNHPEDKSTVQEQISALYAQANFDTGSLRGNFGLRFVSTKQDLTVADEITTNNAVYYHDANGNILICPASGVNAGGGACAAGDFQYLPREQAVVQTFSNASTSKRYNKLLPSFNIAWTFADDFVLRAAGSQAMARANYTDLAQLGSLTNNTQAYYNDRKQFGAPLPGWYGSGANADLKPFTATQFDLAGEWYYAPESVVGVDVFQKTVKNFVVPVTVNNVTVNVGGTGQNFMQYSTNANGRSGTSKGVELYTQHTFDVGFGYTVNYTLNKTNETAVTLGDTAVGKSELIGSAKYVGNISLFYEKNGLLLRATSNWTGRTMQGLSSGLPIYTEPYNQIDLNGDYEFTKHLMVTASVINLTRSTPRQYLGDDTTARLYQLEYAGRQYYVGLTYKFGDGG; this is translated from the coding sequence ATGACTAATCAGCCGTACGTGTCTAAGCGCCATCCGTTGTACGTCGCGCTCGCCCTGGCGACGCTTTCCTTTGGTGGCTGCCTGGGAATACCTGCCAATGCCTTTGCGCAGTCCGCTGCGCCCGCTGCAACACCAACCACACCGCCGACCGCGCAAGCGTCCGGCAGCGCAGACGCAAAGAAGTCCGACAAGGACAAGAAAGACGATAAGAGCAAAACGGCGGACCCGAACAACCCCACCGATCTCGCGGCGGTGGTGGTCACCAGCTATCGCCAGTCGATCGACCAGAACATGCAGGACAAGCGCGACGCCAACTCCATCGTCGAGGTGATTAACGCGCAGAACATCGCGCAGTTCCCCGCGAAGAACATTGCCGACGCGCTGGCGCATGTGCCTGGCGTGGTTATCACGCGTGAATCGGGCGAAGGCAAAACGGTCAGCATCCGCGGCCTTGCGCCCGAGCTGACGCTCACTGAATTGAACGGCAACTACGTGGCCTCGGCGGATACGTCGGCTGGCCTGTCGCGCTCGTTCAACTACACGCTGATGCCCGCCAACATGTTCTCGGACGTCCAGCTCTACAAGAGCCTGGAAGCCCGCCTGGACGAAGGTGGCATCGGCGGCAACGTGGACCTGCGCACGCGTCGCCCGCTGGAGATGGGTGTGAACGACGGATTCGTCTCCGTCAACGCCGCGGGTTCCGACAACAGCGGCAAGGTCACGCCGCAGGGCTCGGCCCTGTGGTCATGGAAGAACAAGGACCAGACCTTTGGCGTCCTCGTCGCCGGCTCGTACCAGAAGCGCCGTGACATCGATTACCAGTCCAATGCATCGAGCTGGCACTGGTGGTCCAACGACTGTACCGACTACACGACGTGTACCGCCCAGCCCACCAATGTGCATGGCCAACAGTACGGCCCCGCTGTGGCGCCCAACCTTGCGTTGTGGCCCGGTGGCGGCGTGACGGATCAGTCCGGCAAGAGCTATTCGGGTTACTGGATGCCGCAGCAGTTCGCCACCAGCCAGAACCAGTTGGATCTGAAGAACAAGAGCGCCCAGGTGACGCTGCAGTTCAAGCCCATCGATCACTTGCTGCTGACGGGCAACTACTTCCGCTTCCAGCGGCAGCAGACCCAGATCACCAACACGTTGGAGGTTCCGGAGTGGGGCTTGCCGACCGATACCTACGCAAACCAGCAGGGCAGATTGCTTGCGCCCAATGGCCTGACGTTCGACCCGTCGCATACCGTCGTCACCGGGGCGAACTACGTCCTTCCGCCTGCGGGCACGGGCTGCAATTCGCTGACCAACCCGGTCACCGGCGCAACGCGTCAGCCAGTGGATGTCTGCTCCACGGAAATCCCCTGGGTCACGGGCAATTACTCCGTCGAGAAGGCGACCTCGCAGACTATCAACCTTGAAGGCGAGTGGGATAACGGCGGTGCCCTCAGCGGAACGTTCAACGTCGGTCGTACGTGGGCGACGGGTGGTCCGTCGGTGGAACTGAGCATGGCCGCCAAGCCGCGTAACTTCGTCAACGGCCAATGGGTGGATGGAAGCAACGGCGCCGCGTGGAACCTGAGCGGTACGCCGACGCTCACGGCGTCGCCGAATCTGCTGCAGAACATGCTTGCCGGTCAGGGCCAGGTGGATCTTGGCTCGACCGGTTCCAACATGGTCAACACCAGCACCTCGCAGAATTTCGCGCAGGCGGACTTTACGTGGGCCTTCGAGGACAGCACCTGGCTGAAGTCGCTGCAGTTCGGTGCCAAGTACCGCGACAACCACGCTGAGCAGCAGAACAACGAACTGCGCTGGTACTGCAAGGGCACTCAGTTGCAGTTCCAGACCTGCGATCCCAATGCAGGCCAGCTGCCGTCGGGCTTCCTCGAGCCGAATTATCTGGATGGAAACACGCAGGCGTACCACGACAATGTGTTCCCGGCGATCAATTTTCCGGCGTACTACAACTACCTCAACTCCACCTACGACCGGGTGCTCTACAACCACCCCGAAGACAAGTCGACAGTGCAGGAGCAGATCTCGGCCCTCTACGCCCAGGCGAATTTCGATACGGGCTCGCTGCGCGGCAACTTTGGCTTGCGCTTCGTCAGCACGAAGCAGGACCTGACCGTCGCCGACGAGATCACCACCAACAACGCCGTGTACTACCACGACGCGAACGGCAACATCCTGATCTGTCCGGCCAGCGGTGTGAACGCGGGCGGTGGTGCGTGCGCGGCGGGCGATTTCCAGTATCTGCCGCGCGAGCAAGCGGTGGTCCAGACGTTCTCCAACGCCTCCACCTCTAAGCGGTACAACAAGCTCTTGCCGAGCTTCAACATCGCGTGGACTTTCGCGGATGATTTCGTGCTGCGCGCTGCTGGTTCGCAGGCGATGGCCCGTGCCAACTACACCGACCTGGCCCAGCTAGGTAGCCTCACGAACAACACGCAGGCTTACTACAACGACCGCAAGCAGTTCGGTGCACCGTTGCCGGGTTGGTACGGCAGTGGCGCCAACGCCGACCTGAAGCCGTTCACCGCCACCCAGTTCGACTTGGCGGGCGAGTGGTACTACGCGCCGGAATCAGTCGTGGGCGTGGATGTGTTCCAGAAGACCGTGAAGAACTTCGTTGTACCGGTCACCGTCAACAACGTCACGGTGAACGTCGGCGGCACCGGACAGAACTTCATGCAGTACAGCACCAATGCTAACGGTCGCTCGGGCACGTCCAAGGGCGTGGAGCTCTACACGCAGCACACCTTCGACGTGGGCTTTGGCTACACCGTCAACTACACGCTCAACAAGACCAACGAAACTGCGGTGACGCTCGGCGACACGGCGGTCGGCAAATCGGAACTGATCGGCAGCGCCAAGTACGTGGGCAACATTTCGTTGTTCTATGAAAAGAACGGGTTGCTGCTGCGTGCCACCAGCAACTGGACGGGCCGCACCATGCAAGGCCTTTCCTCCGGTCTTCCCATCTATACGGAGCCTTACAACCAGATCGACTTGAACGGCGATTACGAGTTCACCAAGCACCTGATGGTGACCGCGTCGGTGATCAACCTGACGCGTTCCACGCCTCGCCAGTACCTTGGCGACGATACGACCGCACGCCTGTATCAGCTCGAATATGCAGGACGTCAGTACTACGTGGGCCTGACCTACAAGTTCGGAGATGGCGGCTGA